The segment TGGCAATCTCTTCTTTTTAGCAATCTTATATGTGTCTGCGGTCTCTTCTTCATTTTTTTTGCTAACCAGTTGTTGCTACAACTGTTGTATTTTTCAACATTCACAATGTTTTTGGTGCATTCATTTGGCTTCCTTCAACTATTGGAACAATCTTAAGTCTTCAAAACATCATACAATTTGTAGTTGTCTTGCTAGACAATGATTTCTTTTGACTCAAAAAAAATTTCATcccttttgaacattcaaacatttcaTGACTTCTATTGGTCTTCACATATCAACATTTGTACAGCCTTTTGAACATACCTATGAGATTTTGCTAACTAGGTCCATaggtccatccacaatccattttgatattctttcttccaacacatttttatcagaatgatttttaaataaaaaaatttacttgGATGCAAATCCCAACACATCTCTTTTGTGTGTCCTTCTCTATTACAATGAGAGCATTGAATATAATTTTGAACTGATTTGTATGAACATATATCATTTTGAACATCATTTTCACATTTGACATATCCAAGGCCTTCATATTTTGGCCTCATTGGTGGCTCAATTGGCTCTCTAATTCCTTGCCCATACTTTTATAAACCTTTACTTTCATAACCCATTTGCTTCATAATCTTCAAACCAACATTGTTATCATTACAACTAGCAATATTTGCAAATACATTGCCATCTTCTTTCTTACATTATTTACCACAAACAGTTTCAGCTAAAACACTTTTACCAAATGATGAGCACAAATCTTATCCGTCATGTGACACATCACTAACTAATGGCTTTGACttcaaacattcattctcttgtttcagTTTTGATATTTCCTCCTATAAATTGTTTTCTTCTTCTACTTTCTTTAGTTTCTCTTGTAACTCACCAAACGACTTTAAATTTTCCTCTAgattttcatttttctcttttactTTGTTCAGTTCTTTTTCAAGCTCACAGTTTTCATCTAAAAGTTTACATTTTTCTAATTGTTTCTCTTTTAAAAgcattatcatttttttaaaaatttcttgcATTCCTTCAATTATTCTATCCACCTTTCCCATTGAAACAAATTAAATTTACTTGATACTGTGGTTTCACAATTAGCTTTGACCTTAAAAACTTCTTCACACAATCTGTCTTCTTAGATGTCTTAAAACTTCTTCTTTGGATTTGGCAAGATATTTCTTCCAATATTTGCATTGTCTTTCTGCAACTTTAAAATTCCTCTTCTACGAACACTTCAAACTTGGGCAGATTTTTTATGAATGGACCAAGACTACTTCTATGCTTTGACTCTAATGGAGCCTACTTTGGCTTAGACTTTAGCAACACCTTTAAGAGTGATCTCTTGCTATTTCTTTGACATTAGCAACCTCAAAAAGTGATCGGACACCTTCCAATCCTTTTTAAACTTTCATCCAATAGCTCTCACTTTGCTAGTGGCCTCAACCTCTTCAGTGATCACTAATCAATCTATCAATATCTTAAACCCTTTAATTGTTTCTTCTGACTTTCAAACTTGTAGCTACCTTTCTTTTGTTCTTCTGTCAGTCTTTCTTTGACATTTAATGGCtccatctttcttttttttttcgtgGCCTCCTTTGTTGGCAATGACGGTGGTCTATTTGGGTCTCTAGAATAAATGACTGTAATTTATCCTTTGCAATGACCTCCTTGGCTATCTTTTATAGCAATCTTCAAATACCTTCAACCAACGATATCTATTCAACATTCCTCAAACTTATTTTGAATTCAACGTCTTTAGCATACACAATGAGCTTGACTTCCATTTGCAAGTTGCCTTTTCTCTTGCTTGTGATTCTATCTCTCTCAATGGTGGATTCCTTTCTTTGGGAGACTTACAATTCTTCAattattttcatgatttctttTACTTGATCACAACTAGCTCTTCTAGATATGTTGAAACTTCTAAAAATCCTCTGACACACTTTATGATGACAATAATCACCTCCTCTCATCATTCTTCTTGTTACaaatctatcatctattttgtctacaAAAATACTATCAGAATAAATAAAGTAATGAAAATAAAACTTCACTTGAATTTACCATCCATAGATCTCACAACTCATAGTGTAACATGGCTCCTACACTTTAGACAGCTCCTACGCTCTTGCATAGTACTCCTGCCAACCGTGGCATGATCTTCTTACAATCTCAACATGAATAGTTGTTAACAATAGTAGTCTTCTTATCTTCACTTTCTACAACAAATCCTTTTGGGAGGAGTGACTAGTCTCCAATgtccatctctttctcttttttgacTAGCTGCAAACTAGCAATCTCCTTTCCTCTGAAACCTTTTCTATAGCACTCTGACTTCTCTTATTCCTACTCACTTGGAGGATGTTTCTCACCACTCTTTACCCACTATAAATTTTCCTAACTGAAAAACCCTCAACTCAAGCAGATTTCTTTAGAATGACATCTTCAAGAAAAAACTATATGTAGCATTTGGACAACTTCCTTCTCTCTTGACAACAACTTTCTTTAACTTTTCCCTGATCTACCTACTATAATACCACATGATGGAATTGAAACAGAGCAAAAAAAAACACTTTCATTTTCTAGTTCAATTACAAGTGCCTCTTTTAAGAGGTCTTAGAAGATCTTTCTAGAATGGGCAGAGGTAGCTAGAAGAAACTTCTAGAATTCttcatattaaaacataaaatattgaTTTTCAAACTATCCACAAAGTGTGTGAAACAATTTATGTTTAATGCTTAGATATTTTTCTCTACTTACAGAGGATATGAATGGGATAGGTGAGATTACTTCCAACAAGAAACTTCTAGGCAATGCCATGGGTAGGTGTAAATCTATTTCCACTACAGTGACCTACAACTTTCTGCCAGTGTCAAAAATGGGAGCTACATAATTAGACTATTTAAATCACACATATTAAGTTTTGACTTCTAGTTATAAAAGTTTTAATTACTCAGAATTAACTGACATTCTTTAGAATTAATATAttacttagtgtgtgtgatttaagactaCTAAAATGGAATGAGCCATGGAATAAGTTGTTATTGCAATggccctagtagacatgtatgcaaatggTGAAAGCATGGACTAGGCATAGAAAAATCCCTAAAAGTAGTTTGATCTCATGGAACGCCATGATTTCATGTTACACAAGAAAAGAGGAGttcgttgaaaaggctttagagacATTTATGTAAATACAGTTGGTGGTTGTAAAAGTCGACTCCACCATATTTGCCCATGACCAAATCTCCTAGTTATAAATTATATGTTTGGCATGTATGTAGAATGTGGAATAATAAACCAAGCATGTAAGCTCTTCTAACTAGATACCTCCCATTATGcaaatcttaaaatatagatataAACTCATCTCTTATTTTTAACATttgcccatcatcatcatcattattaatattattaacatttgttattgttattgttattgttattgttattgttattgttattgttattgttattgttattgttattgttattgttattgttattgttattgttattgttattgttattgttattgttattgttattgttattgttattgttattgttattgtgctttatttaataatttacaactacaaattaataaataaactaTTATTAGGACAATATTAAATAGAAAATATTtgctaataatatttttttatttaattattattatttttcattatttgtATCAATCAAAATATTAggtaaaatttaaatattattatttttatatgaaacATCAACTATTTCATAGATACTTAAATGGACTATGTGACTATGTCATAATTAGCTTTTTAACTTTGTACTTGCACTAACTTATTTATCCTCAACCCATGGTTGGATCCTCAACCATTCTTTATACCAACACTAGAATAAATAAAGTAATAAAGCCATCTAAGTTGATCTTGTAGGGGGAAAAATTATACTCattgataaagagattattatagATTATTAGATATTAGCAAATTAGTTATAGCTAAAGTTAGATATTCAACAAATGTACACTATTACAATTATGAGATGAAAGAGGACACTCAAGTATGTAATCACTATTCTAGATCCAAGATTCACTCATTACTAGCTTAAGAGAATATATAAAAGAAATAAACATTTTTATTATTGTATATGTCTCAAGATAAGTATTGATGCATACCTTTtgtgatactttcatcccttggtcaaaccCTTATATAACATATCCCCTACAACTTGGAGATTGTTTCCTCCCTCTCAATTATTTCAAGTCCATGCTTGAATAACACTCCATCACCCCAAATCAACCTAAATTTACTCACACTCAAGATGGCAAGAAATAGATCTAGTATAATTTCTCATCCTTCCTTTGACTAAATAATGACATTTAGAATAAATCACTTtgtaaaaaatatcaaatgattatgAATTGTCATATTCATATTGAATATAATGTTGAATAACTAAAGGTACAAATAGGCTTAATTACAACTTGATCAACTATTATcgcttttatattatattttaactaTATTATAATGTCACTAGCAAGAATCTCTCTACCTATTAATATACTCATTCATATCATGAAAGGATGAACCTATGCTTACATGATCTTTTATTTCCATGCAAGTAAAATCACTAAGCTTCACCTATTTACAAAAATTTTCCACTCTAGATTATTACCATTTATCATCAAAGACAAATACAATTTGAATCATGCCTTATGTGTACAAGACTCCAAGGACATAAATAAACTATTATAAACATGCATTGTAACCTTATTGAAGATCAAATCCAAATCTAGATGTCTCTATCCTTATAATCAAGTAAAATGTCTCAAAGTAGCATCATAATATGTAGTATTCATGTTCAATTGTAGGTGGGGACATCAAAATGTATCCTTCTAGAGGTgtctattttttaatcaatttttcacATTAAACTCGAGCctctattttttaatcaatttttcacATTAAACTCGGGCctctattttttaatcaatttttcacGTTAAACTCGAGCCTGGATaagtattattaaatatatatgctagttttaagaatttaaaaaaaaatctaagatTAGTAGATTCTATGATATTAGAAATTCTATGAAATATTATGATATTTTATAAATAAAGCATTAAAGATATTTTCAATCCACAAACAAAGTTAAAAAACCACTTTCGAACTTATATTAGAAAATATTTGAAATCTTAAATTAATGAATTCTGATAtactaaaaaaaaattacaataaaaaggataataaattatcaattcaagtgaaatattaaaaaaataaatattaatatttatcgtagaataatagaataatttattttaaaGTGCTTATAAATAAGGACTTTGTAATTCTTGCTACCGTTTCTAGATTCCATTATTTGTGTATTTTTTACATCAAATAATTTACATTTTTTAATAACAATATGAGGTACTTTTAAATATTTTCACTTAATTTCATAGtatgtataaaaattaaaatattgaaaTATTTAAAATCTCAAGCCTAGAATTTCCCTACCTTTCGCAGTCTCTTACAGAGGACAATGCCAGAACAAATAAACTTATTACGCGGGTGTCATCGTAGATATATGTTCTGGGGAGCCTATTACAATGTGTCGATCATTACTTCTGCATATTCTAATAAAGGTCAACCTGCATATTCTAATAAAGGTCGTACATATGGTCGTAGATGGATGTTCTGGGGAGCTTATTACAATGTATCGATCATAACTTCTGCATATTATAATCTTTCTTACAATTCATGGACTGCCGATCGATTCCAATCTAACACAGCTGTTGTACGTAAGACGATAATCATCACAGAATTTTAGCCATGGAGTTGATGATGGAGGTAACTATCCATGTGATTAGGaggtatatataataataaaacagTTTTAGCCATGTTATAAAGTTGGCTAGGATTTCCTCCCTATGCAGTTTCACAATGTATCGATAATGACAGGAACTCAACGTCATCCTTCGGTTAACCCCCGGCCCGCCGGTCCGCCGATATTCCACGTCCCATGTGCAGAGTTCAGTAAACCACGAAACTTGTCTTTACTTGCTCAATTGAATCGAGCAGGGGTAGTACTCAGAAATCGGAACTCTATATATAGATGCATGATGCCCATTACAAAATCCAAGCAAGAATCAATCTTCTTTACCTTCAAGTTTTGCCTCTCTGGTCTCTCTGAATCGAGTACACTCTCATTCTCTTAGCTTAATAAGACATAGCTATCTCCTTTAGATTCAGAAACAATGGATCTCAAGGAAAGCCAAAGAAAAAAGAATAGGTTGATGGAGTGGACGATGGTGGTGTTGAACTGCTTGGCCTTATGCATTGGCACCACTGCAGGGCCATTGTCACTCAGGTTTTACTTTGTGCATGGAGGGTCTAGTAGATGGCTGTGTTCGTGGCTAGAAACTGCGGGGTGGCCCATTCTCATTCTGCCTCTCTTAATTATATACAAAAGGCAGCCAGATGTTCAACATGTTACTTTCTACCAATGTCTTGCTTCCTGTGTAATTGGGATCATGACAGGGGTAAATGATTACATGGATGCATGGGGAGTTTCTTACCTGCCTCTCTCTACTTACTCCTTGTTGAATGCAACTCAGCTGGCCTTCAATGCAGTCTTTGCATTTCTCTTGGTCAGTCAGAAATTCACCTTTTATTCAATCAATGCTGTAATTTTGCTCTCCCTAGACGCTGTTTTGCTTTCCTTCCAAACCAAAAGTGACAAACCCAAAGAGATCACAAACGCAAAGTATATATTGGGTTTTCTTTTGACACTTGGTGCAGCTGTGATCTATGGATCAATCCTTCCCATCATTGAACTTGTCTATAAGAGAAGCAAGTGCAGAGTAACATATACTCTGGTTATGGAGATGCAGCTCATAATGTCATTTACGGCAACGGTGTTCTGCACAATTGGCATGGTAGTGAGTGAGGCGAGGGCATCTGATATTGGAGAAGCTAAGTTCTACATTGGTTTAGCATGGAATGCAATCTCGTGGCAGATCTTCTTCATTGGGGTTTATGGTGTCATCTTCCTAACGTCTTCTCTGTTAAGTGGTGTCCTCAAAACTGTGTTTATTCCAGTGACACAAGTGTTGCCAGTTATTATATATCATGAGAATTTCAGCGGGGAGAAGGGCCTTGCTCTGGTACTGGCCTTATGGGGTTTTGCCTCATATTTATATGGAGAGTATTTGAAATCCAAACAGCCAGCCAATGTCACAGAGATTATTGGCCATGACTGTGAATTGTCAGGAATCAAGGAAGAAAAATCTTTGGAGCTGGCTGTTAAAAGGGGAAAAATCTAATTCTGAAATTTCATAAATAATTTCATAAGTAGGTAGTGATTGTTGGATAGTGACAATGATATATAAATAAAggaaatcaatttttattttatttttaaactgtTTTTATAAgaggaaatttttaatttttttaaatggatAAAACAAGTTTTTTCTATACTTAGTGGTGGTTGTTATCttgaaatatattaatatattttggtTGTCTTGAATAAAGAAAAAGTTGTGAATTGTAGATTGCAAAAGCAATTCTAATGTTATTGTAAATTAAAAACTTTAGCAATTGCGAATTGTAAGAGAAATTATGATAGCAATAGTTGTGAGGATTGTAATTGTTTTCTTTGAACAATAAGAATACTGATACTTTGCATCGTGGATGTTTCTTTGGTGTTTTGTCAAGGTTTTACCACACAAATTGGTGTCTTATGTGTTATTCTATTATTCCATTTTATTCTCTTCGTTATTTCTTTCCAACTAATTTGTGATGAAATATTTAATTTTTGGGGTTTATGCTTTCTAGTTTCCTAACAAGTAGTGTCAGAGTGATTATTTTTGGAACTATGTTAAGATTTGGTGCTGATTTTCCAGCATCAAATGGCAAAGATTTTGAATGCAAGGTTCaaaatggagaaatttaatggaaagaATAACTTTGAGTTGTCTAAGCTTACGATGAATGACTTGTTAGTGCAGCAAGGATTGCACAAGGCATTGTTAGGAAAGTTAAAGAACCCTATAGATGTGTCTGATGAGGACTGGGAAGTTTAAAATACGAGAGCTCTTAGCACAATTCAATTGTGCTTCATAGATGAGGTTCTTTTCAATATTGTTAGAGAGGAAACAACAATAGGCTTATGGAGAAAAATCGAGAGTCTTTATATGACAAAATTCTTGATGAATCAAATCTACTTGAAGAGGGAGTTCTATAGTTTGCAAATGAGGGAAGGTATAAAATtgctaattatttaaaaaaattcaatacTCTTAGTTGTCAATTAGCAAGTATGGGTTTACAAATCGAAGAAGAAGACAAGACAATTACACTATTGTGTTCATTTTTTGAATCCTAGAATCACTTGGACACTTCTATTAGCTTTAGCACAATTGACAACCTTGAATTTAATTCCATTGTAGGGGTTTTCTTGTTTGaagaagtgtagatgatgtctaatATATTAACCTCCACACTAGAAGCAATGGTAGTTAGAGAATAGTCTgtagaaaaaggaaaaaagggtAGAGGAAGATGTTGGTATTGCAATAAATTAGGACATATCAAGAAATATTATTGGAAGTGGAAAGAATATAATGATGAatccataaataaataaaatttgacaatcaGATTTGGTTGATGATGTTTTATCTTACAAGATCATGAGGAATGGTTATTTGATTCTATTTCTTTTAATCACATGTGTCCACGTAGGATTTGGTTTTACACTTACCAACCTATGGATGGATGTATTAATCTTATGGGAAATAATGCTTCTTGTAAGACTATTGGGATTGGGAGCATTAATATTAAGAAAAGTGATGGTATTGTAAAAGCATTAACACAAGTAAGACATGTACCTAAACTGAAAAAGAATTTAGTTTCCTTGGGAGTTTTGGATTCTAGTTGTTATAATTTCTTTTGTGAAGGTCGAGTACTAAAAGTGTCCAAGGGAAATTTAGTGCTCACAGAGGCTACACAATTTGAAAACCATTACATGCTAGAAGGGAGTATTGAGATGAATGAAGTATCAATAGTATCTAATGAGCCTAATTGTTTATGGCATAGTAAATTGGGTcatatgagtgagaaagggataaaGGTATTTTTAGAGAAGTTGAGGTTGAGTTTTGCTTCTCTTAGCTTGTAGAAAAGGTGGCGAATGAGCATGAATAGGTATCCAATAAAATATTGTCAAGGTGAACATTGTTGGATTCTGACAACAATAAAAGAAAATATATCTTTTCTAGAAAAATAGTTTTTATCCTTTAAGAGAAAATTCCTAATTTCTTTATTGCAACAAAACAAGTTTTTTCTATGTTTAGTGGTGGTTGTTTtgggtatatgcaccaagttgtggtgccaaaagggggtcttaagatgccactttttttttgaaatcagcaaagtctgaacttcatcGACAAATTGAATctaattacactccaaatttgaagatgtaacaagaacaagagtcagagtgcttcaagtctactttctaaactaccaattttttttgaaaatggttaaggttaagggcttcaaaaaggggggccacaaaaagtggtcctattttttatgcaaaaaacataacatagcatttgttgtggccccccttaaatattaacttttttttttaatttttaaaatcacttcggtgagaaattagctaacaccttgtagtttattcCAAATTTTTCaggtaattttttaatgagtatatttttttttactaatttttgaaatgGACACATCCtggaaaatagaaatttgagcataatcccccctaaaatcattgaaaactaataaaaaatcaaaacttttttttttaagttgtgtataatggagtctagtttctaaaactgtaagttttttcaaaatatgatgaacgtgtaaaaatctatacccaaaatagtgcatgttggtttttgacaaaaaacggacacactaacaaaagaaattatagatgaaagacttaaggaaatcaaaatttgaaataaattaaattgttGGATAGCTAACAAGGAGCTCTAGTTTACCATGGTATTTTTTTTAGCTTCATTCAAatacgtgcaaacctgatggagagcacgaccaaaaatatgtcaaaattttcaatgttctgataaaaacacatctctagcctgaaatggtcgtcgAAACTTTGGGTTGGATGACCAAGACAAATCCAACCCATAcatttggtgtttcccaaagtagGTCATTTGGTGCGCACCAAATATGGCGCCCACCCTATTTGGTGTGTGCTAGATGTGATgaatgggttttcccatttggtgcacaccaaatgtgGTCCAAATTCCACATTTGGGGCGCACCAAATAAAGAGAGCGctaaatgtgtacatagaaacctccatatcacctctcccttctttatctcccttccctcatagttccatctctctctatgaactagatctcatattctctctctccccttacctcttcttgagctcttcattcttatagatacatattcttctttgtccctcccctctctagctctcacaattacCTTATTCCCCTGTCCCTCAagatatctccctctccatccttacacccatctaattccctctctcacctctttcccttcatttcttcctcactcccttctctctctaggtcctaaggggtcataggacactatatgaccccttaggacaccatagtcctatgaccccttaggacacaatatgacccctaacgacacttaaggggtcattcggtgtcctaaggggtcataggacaccatatgacctcttaggttaccataggacccataacgacaccatatgttgtcctaagtggtaataggacaccatatgaccccttaggacaccatacaacccataacgacaccagatggtgtcttaatgggtcattggacaccatatgacccctttggtgtcgttaggggtcatattgtgtcctaaggggtcatatggtgtcctatgaccccttaggacaccatatgaccccttagtacaccatatggtgtcagtatggtttgtatggtgtcctatgaccctttagcacaccatatgaccccctagtacaccatatggtgttagtATGGTCTTATGTTGTCtgatgatcccttagaacaccatatgaccccttaggacaacatacaacccataacgacaacataaggtgtcctaaggggtcatatggtgtcttaaggggttataacacaccatatgacccgttaagacacaatatgatccctaacgacacctaagggttcatatggcatcctaagggttcataggacaccatacgatccataacgacaccatattgtgttctaaggagtcatatggtgtcctaaggggtcataggacaccagatgacccgttaggataccatgtgaccccttagaacaccatatagtgtcattatgggtcatatggtgtcctaaggggtcatatggtttcctaagaggtcatatagtgtcctatgacccctcaagaaaccatataaccccttatgtgtcgttagggttcacattgtgtcctaagggatcatatggtgtcctatgagcccttaggacactatatgatcccttaggacaccatatggtgtcattatgggtcgtatggtgtcctaagtggtcattaggtgtcttatgatcccttaggacaccatatgaccctttaggacaccatatgacccataatgacaacataaggtgtcctaaggggtcataacacaccatatgacccgttaagatacaatatgatccctaacgacacctaaggggtcatatggtatcctcaggggtcataggacaccatatgactccttaagacaccatatgactcataatgacaccatattgtatcctaaggggtcatatggtgtcctaaggggtcatatagtgtcctaagggatcataggacattagatgaccccttaggacaccatttgaccccttagaacactatataatgtcattatgggtcatatggtgtcctaaagggtcatatggtgtcttaacagatcatatagtgtcctatgaccccttaggacaccatataaccccttacgtgtcgttagggttcacattgtgtcctaaggggtcatatggtgtcctatgaccccttaagacaccatatggtgtcattatgggtcatatggtttcctaagtggTCATTGGGTGTCTTACaatccattaggacaccatatgacccataatgacaacataaggtgtcctaagcggtcatattgtgtcttaaggggtcataacacatcgTATGACTTGTTAAGATATAATATGATCCCTAgccacacctaaggggtcataggacaccatatgacccttaagacaccatacgacccataacaacaccatattgtgtcctaacgggtcatattgtgtcttaaggggtcataacacaacatatgacccgttaagacacaatatgatccctaacgacacctaaggggtcatatggtgtcctaagggttcataagacatgatatgaccccttaggacactatatgaccccttaggacactatatgacccataaagacaccttattatgctctaaggggtcatatggtatcctaaagggtcataggacataatatgactcctcACGACACTATAACCCTTAACAaacccatattgtgtcctaaggggtcatatgttgtcctaaggggtcataggataccagatgaccccttaggacaccatgtgaccccttagaacaccatatagtgttgttatgggtcatatggtgtcctaaggggtcatatggtgtcctaacggatcatataatgtcctatgaccccttaggacaccatataaccccttacatgttgttagggttcacattgtgtcctaagggatcatatggtgtcctatgaccccttaggacaccatatggtgtcattatgggttgtatggtgtcctaagcaatcATTAcatgtcttatgatcccttaggacaccatatgacctcttaggacaccatatgacccataatgatgaCATaaggtgtctgaaggggtcataacacaccatatgaactgttaagacacaatatgatccctaacaacacctaaggggtcatatggtgtcctaagggttcataggacaccatatgaccccttaggacaccatacaacccataacgacaccatattgtttcctaaggggtcatatggtgtcctaaggtgtcataggataccatatgaccccttaggacaccatacaacacataagaacaccatgttg is part of the Cryptomeria japonica chromosome 10, Sugi_1.0, whole genome shotgun sequence genome and harbors:
- the LOC131034851 gene encoding purine permease 3-like — encoded protein: MDLKESQRKKNRLMEWTMVVLNCLALCIGTTAGPLSLRFYFVHGGSSRWLCSWLETAGWPILILPLLIIYKRQPDVQHVTFYQCLASCVIGIMTGVNDYMDAWGVSYLPLSTYSLLNATQLAFNAVFAFLLVSQKFTFYSINAVILLSLDAVLLSFQTKSDKPKEITNAKYILGFLLTLGAAVIYGSILPIIELVYKRSKCRVTYTLVMEMQLIMSFTATVFCTIGMVVSEARASDIGEAKFYIGLAWNAISWQIFFIGVYGVIFLTSSLLSGVLKTVFIPVTQVLPVIIYHENFSGEKGLALVLALWGFASYLYGEYLKSKQPANVTEIIGHDCELSGIKEEKSLELAVKRGKI